ACTCAGGTAAGAGAGGGACAAATGTCATGCTCCTAGACAGTTCCTGGAGCTGAGTCACCCTCAGTGCCAAAGAGAAAAGACATGACCAGGGAAGAAGCTCTCAACTTCAAAATCAGCACTGAAGAAATCCTGAAGACAGTCATTGGTAGGAGTTGTTCCGGCCTCCCATTGAGAACTTTCTCTGGACCAATAGAGGTACCAGCCCATATAGCCTACCACAATGAGGCAAATTAAGTTTAATGGTGATAGTGTTGTGCGATATAGAAAGCAGATCACTAAGTTGCTTCTAAAATTATAAAATGCTTCCCTTAGGACAGTTTTACAATCTCTGCTATAACATGACACCATCTGAGCATATAAATGCTCAACTAACAGCAAATAGATTTCTGAAGAGCACTGATTTAAAGACAGGCTTCAAGATTTtttagaaaattaaaagaaaaaacaatcccCCTGTTAGCAACTGCTGCTGTCAATAAAGTTCTGAAACTCTTGGCTAGCTGTAATTCTCAGATTTCTAGCATCAATAAATATATTTGTCATGTTCCTGAATCAAGACACTGGAAAAAGTTACATACTTGGAAAAAACCACTTTGTGCATTTTGTTAAAGCAGCTGCTTCTTCCTGTCTGGTTCCAGGGAATTACCACTGCACAGTGATGACATCAGTCTCTTCACTTCCCCAATGGGACTGTTACTACAGACAAAATTGACTAATGTGGAATATAACTTTAAAGACTCAATcctgcaggtgctgagcactctcgtCTCCCACAGGCTTCAATGGGAcatgagggtgctcagcacctctcaggatcaagcTCTAAGAAACTAAAGTTTCTTATTTGCCCatgtcttcctcatcaccatgTTTGACAGCCTATGTCACTATTGAATATGCTTAAATAAGAACCAGGCTCTTTAATTCCAGCTTTCAGTCTGGTCTGCTCTCCTGAATTATGGTATGTAATCTCTCTTCCAGCTGTTTTAGAGACCTTTGTTACACCTTCCAACTGTACAGTTTTTCCTACAATCATGCAAGGTGCATATTATAAGCTGTGAATATATACTATGCATCTTGAACAATACTCATGGACTATTTGTCAAGATACCTCATATTTCAGGCTGCAGAAAAATTATTTGGTAGGCTGAGATCACGTAACTAGACTATTGTAATACATGTACAcgggcgggggagagggaggggcgaAGGAATAAAAGTTCACATGGTATCTTAACCgtgacatttcctaatttttgagagCTTAACTAGAGCCATGAAGTCTTAACATTCTCCTAAAATtggctggttttgtttgtttgtttttgtttttatggaATCCAGTAAAGCTGGTTAATACTTTGCACTGTGAAGTAACTTATATCAGTACAGAGTTATTAGTTTATTATTTGCTTTACAATTGTGCCTAAAGGCCACAGTTAAGATCTGATTGTAACtgattgtgctaagcactgtaaaaGACACAGTAAAAGGACAGTCACTATgcaaaagagctgacaatctaaattAAGACAAAATGCAACAGTGGATGTAACAAacagggctatgtctacactagagaacttacagcggcacagctatcCTGATGCAGTTGcaccgctgtaagatctctcatgtaggCATTCTGTgcagacaggagagagctctcctgtcgacatagctaccaccactcgttGGGGTGGATGAACTATGTCTGTGGGAGAGCTGTGAATGTTAGTTCTTATGCCGgcgtaacttatgtcgctcaggggtggtggaatattcacacccctgagagacacacattttgctgacataagtggtagtgtagacatagcctaggaaGGAGCAAAAGAAAGAGGATGAGTGAAAGAGGaataagggctggtctacactgaaaacttaacTTTGGTAGAGCTACATctatcaggggtgtgaaaaatccatgcccctGAAAGACATAGCTCTGCCGACCTAACCccgctactgcctctcagggaggtggattacctatgccaacaggagaaccgCTCCCATTAGTGtagatagtgtctacactgaagtgctgcagctgtgctgctgtaatatTTCATGTACAGATAAACCATggggtgtagacataccccaacaTGGGTTAATGTAAGCCAATTACGTTCAAAGCAATGTGTGGCTGTAAATTGCAACCATCAGTATAAGTGAGTGGAAAATTCGGAATTGGTAGTGTGTTGTACCCTCTTTGCATTTAAtatgcacaggtgtaaatgatgatACAGGATGCATGGCAGTGGTGATTTGAGACTTTAGTGTGTGCATTTTTCAGATTCCTAGTGACTTTTAGGATTTTACAACCTCCTATACTGTGATCCCCACTCACTTTTGTTTCATAGTCTGAGAATGCTTCCAACATTTCCAGGGAAACAAGAAGACCATGGAGACATGAACCTGTTCTGCTCTATACCCAGTTACCATACTTGAGTTGATACTGTGTAAATGCAAGTGAAACTAGTTTGTGAAGCAGCCATCTGTCATTGCAAACACCAAGACTTCATTATAtcaaattttattaaatatatacatGTTATTACTGTTATTAAACAGAACAGGTATCTTTCCAAGATCTGCAAACTTCTCTCTAGCTGTTGAGAGCTGCGGCAGAGCCTGTATTAATGCTAGTTTAAAAGCTGTAAGCTAATGCAGTGTCACTGAAGATGACACAGCACTGCCTTTGAAGGGCAAAACTTCATCAGCTATATCCATTAATTACAACACAatcaaacaaatattttctgaCAATAATATATTTATACACTTTTAAAATTTCCCAACTCTGTCCAGCTTGTTGGATGGAAGCAGAATTCTCTTATCTGTAGGATTCTCAAGTGCTGAAGAAGGGAATTCGTACCAGAAATATCGGACGTTAAAAGCCCTGACAAGGTAGAGAAGTGGGCACATGAAGCAAAGAGAAAGATGCGTCCGTCTCCTCTGCCAATATCCAGCCAGGAGGTCTTCATTTTTTGGCTTGCTCAGGGTCCCAAGGCCTGTGCTCAGTGAGGATAATGCTTCCTATCAGTGCTTCCCCTTCCCATTACCTCTCCACTAAACTGGTAGGTCAGCTTCTTCTTGACCTTCTTGACTTCCCCCGTCTTGCCGTAGTTTCTCAGTGCCCGTGCCATCTTCTGGTAGGTCATTTTCTTGCGGTTGCCCTTCTGGATCCCCCAGCGGTGTGCCAGTGCCTCTTTGTGTTTGGAGGAGAACTGAAAAGTGCCTTTTTCCTTGTCTACCCACCAGATGCTGTCCTTCATCTCTCCACTTCGAAGAAGGTCCAGAAGGAACTGATACAGACGGATTTTCTTCTTGCTGCCTGTGTGAGGGTCAGAGAGAGAAGGCAGTAGTGAGACAGCTTCATGGTTTCAAGTGTGTAGCATGGAATGAGGAAACTTGCACAGTTCATATTGTTGTTTTTGCTAACAGGCTATTCACAGAAATTCTTCAATGTACAGCAGTTATAGAGATAGATGATGCAAGGATGTAGTGTGGCctggtgcactgagcacaggtATAAGAGCTAGTAACTCCTGAGATCTAGCCCCAGCCCTGACACCggtttgttttgtggttttgggCAACTCAAGTGAGTTATCTGGTTTTTTTCAGAGGAGTTGAGCATCTACAGTTCCTATCAACTTCAAGTGAAGTTGTAagcgctcagcacttctgaaaatcagacccttaagCTCACTGCCTCAGtcttcccatctataaaatggggataatatctaCTTTCCAGAGGTGTTTTGCGGATTAAAACCAGTGCATTACTTTCAACATACAAAGCTCTATATTAATGTTAGGTATTTATTACAACAATAAAAAGTTAGAATAGGTAGGGGCAGGGGCctagggccctgatccaaagttcactaaagtcagtggaaagactcccattaatttcagtggggttaggatcaggccctgtgagaGATGTGAAGGGTTGGCGATATGAATCAAGTGTGGGTAACTAGCCAACACACTCTATTTATAGACTGCATATAAGGGATGGGTTCTGAGTGCTTTTTAGAAAGGGATGGGGAGTCAGAGGGGTGGAGGCAGGTCAACTGTTCCAGAAAGCAGAGGCAGCAGATCAACTTCTGGCAGAGgaaaggaccaaggggtgactGAAATGAGGCCAGAATCAGCAGAGCAGAAAAGAAGGGTATACAAGGAGAGGtaagatcagagagagagagagatggggatggAGCCACAAAGGTTTCAGAAGATAAGAAAGTGGGTGAGGAGCCAGAGGAAACTGAAGCTTCTAGAGGTTGGGTGAAGGGGCAAACATAGTTAATTCTTCAGTACCATCCGTCAACATCATACCAACAGTCTGCACTCTTGTGGCTCAATGCAGCCTCTCTGGGTTTACTGACCTGGCTCTCCATGTATAATTCCAGGACGTGGGTCCACACCATCAGTCTCCCCATCTGATACCTCCAAAGGAGGGCTCTGCCTCTCCATATCCTCCTCATCAGAGCTGGGCTGATGTGGAGAGGAGTACTGTACGCACATCCGAGGCAAATAGGAGACCTGTAGAAGAGGGGAAGAATGGcgggaggaggagaaagtgacAGAGCAAGGGGCAAAAAATGAAAAGGGTAGGTGTGAGGGGAGATTAacagaaagggagggagagagtgacAGGTGCATGAGATTATTTAAGATCATAAGTAGAGATTTAATTGTTGTCACTTAAATATTGTATGGTTTAAACCTATTCAGAGGACCAATCGAGTTGAACAAAAACTGTCCTTAGCAGTCGTGGCCCATTTAAGAGAGGGAGGATGAAGCAGTGGAAGACAGAAGTGAGTTCTAGTTTAGGCCCTGCACAATCATGGCACCtctttgtgccttggtttcttCACCTGTACAAGAGAGATAATTCTCTCTAATCAGGTCTacatgcccatcactgtggtatcttcCTGCCTGCTATGGGTGTGGTGGTGGATGTATTGCTTGTAAAGGAAATTCTTAGAGGGATGTGGCAATAGTCATGCAAAGTATCTATTTTTCTGACAGGATGAGACTCCACCACTTTTCTAATGTGGAGACAGTATATCCATTTAACAGGTGTCTTTGGGTGATAGATTATTCCTGTGGGTGGGAGTTGCTGGGATGAGCTTTCTCCAGATAGAGCTTCTGGGAAGGATTCACAACAATCACCTTTAaatgggcgggggggaaggggggaacatGATGCTTGTGATATGGGTAAATACAGAAGCAGCACATTTCTTGGTGACTTCCTGGTCCTTGTTAACTTTCCCCAGTCCAGGGCCACCCTCTTTCGGATCTTTTTCTTAGTAAGACTTTCTAGGGCAGCCCATTTAAATTTGGCAAGTCTAAATACTTGTAGCCACAAAGTAGCCATTTTAAAACTGGCTGCTGTTTACTGTATCTTCCTCTTGTCTATCTGGTATATATCCGTTACTCTTTTACCTTTCTTGTTGCTGAAGAGATTGGGCACTGTGAGAAGGTTCTAACATAGCAGGAGCATATCCCTCCTGGCCTGGAGGCAGCTCTCTCTGTTCCTCACCTGCTTTGAGGAGGGAGAATGGTCAGCACTAAGGTGAGGGATgtaccatactgggtcagattttGCACCACTTAGGTGATGTTAAATGACTGGAATCAGACCCTAACTGGCCATCTGAGAATTCCCCAATGTAGACCTCTCACCTGGtgtagaaagaagaaaaggagtacttgtggcaccttagagactaaccaatttatttgagcataagctttcgtgagctacagctcacttcatcggatgcatcagcaaggtgccacaagtactccttttctttttgcgaatacagactaacacggctgctactctgacacctggtGTAGCTAGTTCCTATGCTAAATGCCTGGTGTTGGGGGTATGTCAATGACAGGGTGGAGTGTACTTCTGCTCTGCCAATACTTAACCGACATGTGATCCCTTGGCATGAGCTAGTGCAGCCCTTTACATCAGGGTTGGAGCAGATGGATCTTGGGAATGCGAGAGCTGCTCTTTGATTGCTATCCCCACCCCTTGTGCCAAACAGATCTCTGTGCAGGAGAAAATATGGGCACTGTCTCCTCACGTTTTTGTAATAGTGAGACCATAAGGTATATTACATCCTCCTGTGAATCACATGGAAGTCAGGCAGGCAAGGTACACAGACCATGCAAGAGGTTAACAATAAGGAAATCTCTCCTCTGCCACCAATGGAGGGACATTGCCGTGTGGGTCCAAATAGTGCAGGAGGTAGGGGAGTAAGCAGGTCACTTCTTCCACTCCCCACAAAACACCACATGCAATACAATGCTGGTGAAATGTGTTAAACTGATAACCCAGAAGACTGAGGGTCTCTTGaaccaccctcccttccctccagcacGGTGTGGGAGAAAGGGGTTCTGCGTATGACTCCCTCAGCGCAGGGTTAGGTGATGTGGTGGGGAGTGCATGGTCTGTTCATGACTCACAGTGCCCAGTCTGGGGTCAGACACTGAATGACTGGAACTTTTCTGATGAGTCTCAAACCATCCTGAAATGTCCCAATAAGGAGTGTGCAAGTGGATTGGTTGAAGGGTGCAGTGGCTGGCGGTTAGTGAGTTGGCAGATTGGCTGGAGGCGAGCATGGCAGGAAGGGCCATGATTGGGTAAGAGTGTGTGTAAGTTTCCTGTCAGATGCCCCAGAGTGAAACTCCAAACCTCACCACAGAGTCACCTTTAGTGTTTTACAGTTGAACAAACTGCAGCCTCAGGGATgagaaggaagggagaggtgggggtgggggtgggagatgagCAGATAGGAGAGAAATGGGGAATGGTACctctggagggagaaggggaaggtgGTTGGTGAGTGTGGTACCAAAAGGGGGAAAGAGGACAAAGCTAAACAATGcccctggaggtgggggggaaagagtatGGGATGGTACtgtgggagaggaaggatgaATGATGCCTCAAGAAAGGGGAAGGGATAAGATGCGGATAGTGCCTCAGGAGGCAGAATGAGTTTCTCCCATACTGTATATACTTTCCATATCTGCTATACTTTTGGTAACACATATTGCACTGGTGTGTGAAATTCAGTATATGTGATATGTACGATATCCTGAAAATATTACACAATGAGTCACTGTTCCTGTTGGGGGTGCTTGCAGAGGCAGATGATTAATGCAATCATGGAGAGAGGAGGTCTTAGAAACTGCTGGCTACTTCCACACTCTGCTGCTACCTAATTATTGATgctctttatttgtttttcctccgTCCActcttcttctttccttcttcttCCACGTAGCCTTTCCTTTTCCTTACAGTGTTGTCTGCTGAGAGCTGTTATCAGCAAGCTAAGAAAACTTTCTCAAGAAGACCTGTCCAAGAACAATCTGGAGCTCAGATTTGGTCTCACAAAATAATGGGACTGTTCCAATTTTTTTTGGTAGCTAAATTCTTGTATGTCCCTCCCGCAATAACAAACTACTGCTTTGATCTCACATGACTGTAGTGAGTGTAGTGACTAGCACATTCAGCATGAGGATGAAAGTTGGCCTCCTGCTTCTGTTTCCTTGAAAATGCCTTGTAACAGTAGTTGTATGATGACCGCCATGTGTGCCAACACTTAGGGGGATTAAACCACAGCTCTCAGCACTAAATTCATGAGCtgctatagcttgagctaaagctcCCTAACTGGGGGCTGTAACACTCATAGCCTCTGCCCAAAGGGAGCGCTGTAAACCACATTCACCAGTAGGTTACAGCTGCACTCCAGATTACTCTTTGAGGAGAACATAGAATTGTaatgttggaagggaccttgagaagttgTCAAGTCCATCCCCttgtgctgaagcaggaccaagtaaacctagaccatccctgaaaggtgtttgtccaactagTTCTTACAAACctctagtgatggggattccacaacctcccttgggaaGTCTAtttcagaacttaactacccttgtACTTGAAAGTTTTTTCCgaatatgtaacctaaatctcccttgctgcagattaagcccattacttcttgttctaccatCAGTGAACatgttgatcaccatcctctttataacagtccttaacatatctgaagacaggtccccactcagtctgtttttctcaagactaaatatgcccagtgtttgtttttttaacctccccccataagtcaggttttctaaaccttttatcatttttgttggtcacctctggactctctccaatttgtccatatctttcctaaagtgtggctcccagaagtagacacagttctccagctgagactttaccagtgctgagtagaaaaGGACAGTTACCTCCCCTGTCTTATATATGGCACTCCTATTattacaccccagaattatattagcctttctcacaactgcatcaccttcaatttgtgatccactgtaatcaCCAGactcttttcagcagtactaccacctcgCCAATTATTGCCCatcttgtgcatttgattttttttccttcctaagtgtagtactttgcatttgtctttactgaatttcacctTATTGATTTCAtaccaattctctaatttatcaaggtcattttgaaacTTAATCCTtgcctccaaagtgtttgcaacccctcccagcttgatgtctccagtatccaagtcattaatgaaaatattgaatattgcCCTGGTCCTaagactgacccctgcaggaccccactagatatgtcctcccagtgtGACAGCGAACCATTagtaactactctttgagttcagtttttcaaccagttgtgcatcaaCTTTATAATAATTTCACCTAGACCACATTCCCGTAGTTTGCTTATgtgaatgtcatgtgggactgtgtcaaaagccttgctaaaattaagatacatcacatctactgcttccttcctatccactaggccaggaaccctgtcaaagaagataattaggttgatttggcatgatCCATTCTTAacatccatgctggctattccttataaccctattatcctctaaatcaggggttctcaaacttcattgcactgcgacccccttctgagatcaaaaattactacatgaccccaggaggggggactgaatcCTGaacttgcctgagccctgctgccctagGGAGTAAAGCCAAAGCtcatgggcttcagccccaggcagggggcttgTAACCTGAGCCTCACCCCCTACGACTGAAGCCCCACTGGCTTCGACTTTGGCCCCGGGTGATGGGGCTCggactttggctttggccctgggccccagcaaatctaagccagCGCTGGCTACCACATTAatatggggtcccgacccactttggggtcccaacccacacaGTTTGATAACCACTGCTCTAAGTGCTTACGTATTGATTGTTTGTTAATTTTTTCAAATATCTTTCTGGGTATCGAAGTTAGgctaactggtctataattccctgggttttctttgtttccctttttaaagataggtattgtgtttgcccttctcctgtCTTCTTGGACCTCGTGCATCCtctatgagttctcaaagataattgcaaaGGGTTCTGAAATTGCTTCAGATAGTTCcctaagtaccctaggatgattTTCATCAGGCCCTGTCATCTTTAATAGATCTAACTTGTCTATTCTGTAACccattctttccctgttttggcttgcATGGATGAATTAGCCCTATCTCCTCTGTCCCAAAATGCCAGACAAGGCGGATGGGTGAGTGGAACAAggcaaaatctccttttctgctGCCCTTCTGTGATGTTTATAACGAAACCAAGGTGGGGTCAATGCTCATTCTCAGCCTTAGGATGGACATAATGGTCAGTCACTGAATTTCAGCAGCTCGTCTAAATGCTGGAACCGGAAGAGCTTGAAGCTCCCCGCAGAGTGGTGTCCCAGGCAtttttccctctgtctttttGTCAGTACCTGATTCTGTTTGTTTTCATCTGCACCCTATAGTCTATACATTTCACATACTGTTGTTGTGTTTGCTGTGTGGTAGATTCTGAGGCTTTGCAGTGGATGAGTTTCCTGTTGGAAGAAAAATTAGCCACATAGACACAGGGTATTTTCTCCTAGGCTGTTTAATTAAAACAGTATACATACATGAGTCCTATTTACTCTGAACATTAATGGCTAAAATAGCTAAAGGGCTTCCATGAATTACGTAATGTATTAGGGAGTGGGTGGGTCCttaattttgcatgtttgttaaAGTGTTACAAGGGATGGGTGGGTGTTGAAAATCACCAAAACATGTGTTTCATAATTTATGGTCAGCCCTAAACTGCAATTCCATTTGCAAAACCTTAGCTAAGACACCATTGTGTCCAGAATCTATAGAACTGCCTTGGAGCCAGAGCTTCCAGGATCTGTGGCTTTCAGAACAACCTGACAGGTAGACTGCATTCGAGTCAGGGACCTTAGGGTTTGCAGCTCCAGGGCAACCTGCCAAGTAgactgccccagagctggggctccatTCTTATTTGTGGAGAattttggaatattttatttttgttgatgttccaaattggaatgaaaccaaatatcaaaatcctctgTGAAACAGAATCACCCTTTCTCTACACAGctctaaaaaaaatcacacttcctTTAGCAGTGAAGAGACACCCTGTGAGCCGTCATCCAGACAAATGTGCTTAACCCACACTTTTCCTTAGTGACTGTCTTTGTGTGGTTGCTGTAGCCAGCCCTTCTGTGGAACTCTAGGCCAGGCGTTCTGTTTAACCCTTTCCTTGGCGAGTTTTATGTCAAGATCCATAACTTGTACCCTGCATTTCACTAACACCTTTGGCAAAACACTGCTCAGTCTCTGATGCCTCTTGTTCCATGCTCTTTATTGTCATCCTATATTCTGTGCAAAAAGTGACAACCATACCTGGTGGTTGAGGCCAATGTGTGTGGTTGGGATCCCCGAGTCTAGGACATGCATCTGCTCAAACTCCATGTGCCGATAGAGCTGTTGCAGCTGGGGAGGCTGTACGCTCTGGAGTTCTGTAAACTGGTTGTCCCCGAAGCTCTCAAACTCACTGTGCATGTGGTGTGGGTGATACTCCCAGTAATGGTCTAAAGGAAATAAGAACAATTCTCTGTTAATATAGAGGTAAGTAACATGCAGCATTCATCAAACCTTTCACTTCCTATTCCTCCCCTTGGCGTGTAGTGATCAGACTCCTAAATAACACTCTACATGAATTATCTTGCCTGTTAACAAGGCCTCCTCATCTCCAAGATAGCCTTGATGGGGGCCAATCATCCTATGGCAACTTTCAGTAGTATGATACCATCAGACAGGAACCTAATAGGTTTCAAAGGGAATATATTATATGTTGCAGAAATGGTAAATGCTGACCCTTTGCTCTCTGGACAAAAGGTAAAGGTGCTTCTTTTAGGGcca
The nucleotide sequence above comes from Caretta caretta isolate rCarCar2 chromosome 6, rCarCar1.hap1, whole genome shotgun sequence. Encoded proteins:
- the SPI1 gene encoding transcription factor PU.1 — encoded protein: MLQACKMEGFPLISPPSEDVVSYESDLYRQPHDYYQYLNSDGESHGDHYWEYHPHHMHSEFESFGDNQFTELQSVQPPQLQQLYRHMEFEQMHVLDSGIPTTHIGLNHQVSYLPRMCVQYSSPHQPSSDEEDMERQSPPLEVSDGETDGVDPRPGIIHGEPGSKKKIRLYQFLLDLLRSGEMKDSIWWVDKEKGTFQFSSKHKEALAHRWGIQKGNRKKMTYQKMARALRNYGKTGEVKKVKKKLTYQFSGEVMGRGSTDRKHYPH